A single genomic interval of Staphylococcus hyicus harbors:
- the nadE gene encoding ammonia-dependent NAD(+) synthetase — MSRMQSIIVNEMKVQPDIDVAQTIEDIKQFIKQYVTSHPFINTLVLGISGGQDSTLVGKLTQLAVNELNENSTKTYQFIAVKLPYGVQRDADEVEDALAFIQPDKIITVNIKEAVDQSVASLKDAGITLTDFQKGNEKARERMKVQYSIASNTGGIVVGTDHSAENVTGFFTKYGDGAADIAPIFGLNKRQGRQLLQYLEAPQHLYEKTPTADLEDDKPQLPDEEALGVTYLDIDDYLEGKPVSHAAAERIEKLYIQNAHKRELAYTRYTWPK, encoded by the coding sequence ATGAGTAGAATGCAATCCATCATTGTGAATGAAATGAAAGTACAACCAGATATTGATGTTGCTCAAACAATCGAAGATATTAAACAATTCATCAAACAATATGTGACGTCACATCCATTCATTAATACGCTTGTATTGGGAATTTCGGGGGGACAAGATTCTACATTAGTTGGTAAATTAACACAACTTGCCGTTAATGAACTGAATGAAAATAGCACGAAAACATATCAATTTATAGCTGTAAAATTACCTTATGGTGTACAACGGGATGCAGATGAAGTTGAAGATGCACTTGCATTTATACAACCAGATAAAATTATAACCGTCAATATTAAAGAGGCAGTTGATCAAAGCGTCGCCTCATTAAAAGACGCTGGAATTACATTGACGGATTTTCAAAAAGGTAATGAAAAAGCGCGCGAAAGAATGAAAGTACAATATTCTATTGCGTCAAATACTGGTGGTATTGTAGTTGGGACTGATCATTCTGCGGAAAATGTGACTGGATTTTTTACAAAATATGGAGATGGAGCTGCGGATATTGCACCTATATTTGGCTTGAATAAACGTCAAGGGCGACAACTGTTACAATATTTAGAAGCACCTCAGCACCTATATGAAAAAACACCTACAGCTGATTTAGAAGATGACAAACCCCAATTACCGGATGAAGAGGCTTTAGGTGTCACATATTTAGATATTGATGATTATTTAGAAGGAAAGCCTGTTTCACATGCTGCTGCTGAACGTATTGAGAAATTGTATATTCAAAATGCTCATAAACGTGAGTTAGCATATACACGTTATACATGGCCGAAATAA
- a CDS encoding DUF2179 domain-containing protein encodes MSAINDNPLLLILAIFLINVAYVTALTMRLILTLKGYRYYAAALSFVEVLVYVIGLGMVMSGLDQFQNVIAYALGFSVGIIVGMKIEEKLALGYSVVNVTTADYELDIPRQLRDLGYGVTHFAAHGRDGDRLVMQILTPKRYELKLMDTIKALDPKAFIIAYEPRNIHGGFWVKGVRSKKVKAYDTDEIQS; translated from the coding sequence ATGAGTGCAATTAATGACAATCCATTACTACTCATTTTGGCAATATTTCTTATAAATGTTGCTTATGTTACTGCGTTGACAATGCGGCTGATTTTAACTTTGAAAGGGTATCGATATTACGCGGCGGCGCTAAGTTTTGTAGAAGTCTTAGTATATGTCATTGGTTTAGGTATGGTTATGTCTGGTCTAGATCAATTTCAAAATGTTATCGCTTATGCATTAGGTTTTTCAGTTGGTATTATTGTTGGCATGAAAATTGAAGAGAAATTAGCGTTAGGGTATTCGGTAGTCAATGTAACGACCGCTGATTATGAATTGGATATCCCTAGACAACTTCGAGATTTAGGTTATGGTGTCACTCACTTTGCTGCACATGGTCGTGATGGTGACCGTCTCGTGATGCAAATTTTAACACCAAAACGATATGAGCTTAAACTGATGGATACCATTAAAGCGCTTGACCCTAAAGCGTTTATTATTGCTTATGAACCACGTAACATTCATGGTGGATTCTGGGTAAAAGGTGTACGAAGTAAAAAAGTGAAGGCGTATGATACAGATGAAATTCAAAGTTGA
- a CDS encoding nitric oxide synthase oxygenase, which produces MLKEAIAFITQYYEETNQPNKKKLERILEIEHEIETLGYYQHTSEELIYGARLAWRNSNRCIGRLFWESLKVQDARHIKDENAFLDAITTHIDKATNHGKIVPYITIFAPSNEDTPKIFNNQLIRYAGYKENGDPAERQITQLAEHLGWRGNNGDFDVLPLIYQLPNQPIKYYDYPSSLILEVPIQHQSYPKVAQLNLKWYAVPIISSMDLKIGGITYPTAPFNGWYMVNEIAVRNFIDPYRYNLMEPLAKAMDFNNLRNSSFNKDRVLVEINDAVYQSFKNNGVSMVDHLTASKQFEKFEAVEAKKGRTVTGKWSWLAPPLSPTLTSNYHHGYDNTMRETNFYYKKKEPTGCPFH; this is translated from the coding sequence ATGTTAAAAGAGGCAATTGCATTCATAACGCAATACTATGAAGAAACGAATCAACCTAATAAAAAAAAATTAGAACGGATTCTTGAAATTGAACACGAAATTGAAACACTTGGCTATTATCAACATACATCAGAGGAGTTAATTTATGGCGCCCGTTTAGCTTGGCGTAATTCAAATCGATGTATTGGAAGATTGTTTTGGGAGAGTTTGAAAGTTCAAGATGCAAGACATATCAAAGATGAAAATGCTTTTTTAGACGCAATTACTACTCATATCGATAAAGCGACGAATCATGGTAAAATCGTACCTTACATTACAATTTTCGCCCCTTCAAATGAAGACACACCTAAGATTTTTAATAATCAGTTGATTCGCTATGCAGGTTATAAAGAAAACGGAGATCCAGCAGAAAGACAAATCACTCAACTTGCTGAACATTTAGGTTGGCGTGGAAATAATGGTGACTTTGATGTCTTGCCTCTTATTTATCAACTTCCAAACCAACCTATCAAATATTATGACTACCCTAGCTCCCTTATTTTAGAAGTTCCAATTCAGCATCAGTCATACCCAAAAGTAGCACAATTAAATTTAAAATGGTATGCCGTACCAATTATTTCAAGTATGGATTTGAAAATCGGAGGTATCACGTATCCAACTGCACCATTTAACGGTTGGTACATGGTTAACGAAATTGCGGTACGTAATTTTATTGATCCATATCGATACAATTTAATGGAACCGTTAGCTAAAGCAATGGATTTTAATAATTTAAGAAATAGTAGTTTTAATAAGGATCGCGTATTAGTTGAAATTAATGACGCTGTGTATCAATCGTTTAAAAATAATGGCGTGTCAATGGTCGATCATTTAACAGCTTCAAAACAATTTGAAAAATTTGAAGCTGTGGAGGCAAAAAAAGGGCGCACGGTAACTGGAAAATGGTCATGGCTCGCTCCTCCTTTATCGCCAACACTGACATCTAATTACCATCACGGTTATGATAATACTATGCGTGAAACGAACTTTTATTATAAAAAAAAGGAACCGACTGGGTGTCCTTTTCATTAG
- a CDS encoding NETI motif-containing protein encodes MKFKVEDDETVQACLLRMKAAGYMPIKRFEKPIFKENKDGSIDVLKQEIIFTGKKIERES; translated from the coding sequence ATGAAATTCAAAGTTGAAGACGATGAAACGGTTCAAGCGTGTTTATTGCGTATGAAAGCGGCAGGTTATATGCCTATTAAACGTTTTGAAAAACCTATCTTTAAAGAAAATAAAGACGGCAGTATTGACGTCTTGAAACAAGAAATTATCTTTACTGGAAAGAAAATCGAACGGGAATCATAA
- a CDS encoding nicotinate phosphoribosyltransferase produces MYQYHDDSLMLHNDLYQINMAESYWNDGIHERTAVFDLYFRKMPFESGYAVFNGLRRVIDYINHLHFSDTDLAYLKDIGYEADFLNYLKELKFTGHIRSMQEGELCFGNEPLMRIEAPLIQAQLIETALLNIVNFQTLITTKASRIKQVAPNDTLMEFGTRRAHELDAALWGARAAIIGGFDATSNVRAGKLFDIPVSGTHAHAFVQTYGDEYIAFKKYAERHKNCVFLVDTFHTLKSGVPNAIRVAKELGDKINFIGIRLDSGDIAYLSKEARKMLDAAGFPNAKIIASNDLDEETISSLKAQGAAVDSWGVGTKLITAYQQPALGAVYKMVAVEDDNGELVDRIKLSNNAEKVTTPGKKRVYRIINTKTNKSEGDYITLDSENPNEEANLKMFHPIHTYKMKYIKKFKAIDLHHDIFVNGKCVYNIPSENEAKQFLQQNLELLWDENKRYLNPEEYPVDLSTACWENKQRRIFEVAEHVKEMEEEHEHE; encoded by the coding sequence ATGTATCAATACCATGACGATAGCTTAATGTTACACAACGACTTATATCAAATAAATATGGCAGAATCTTATTGGAATGATGGCATTCATGAGCGTACAGCTGTATTTGACCTTTATTTTAGAAAAATGCCCTTTGAAAGTGGTTATGCGGTTTTTAATGGTTTGAGGAGAGTTATTGACTATATTAACCACCTTCATTTTTCGGATACTGATTTAGCATATTTGAAAGATATTGGTTATGAAGCGGATTTTTTAAATTATTTAAAAGAACTTAAATTTACAGGGCATATACGCTCAATGCAAGAAGGGGAACTGTGCTTTGGTAACGAACCGCTCATGCGTATTGAAGCACCATTAATTCAAGCACAGCTAATTGAAACTGCGTTATTGAATATCGTTAATTTTCAAACGTTGATTACTACGAAAGCGAGCAGAATTAAACAAGTCGCTCCGAACGATACATTGATGGAATTTGGCACACGTCGCGCGCATGAATTAGATGCGGCATTATGGGGCGCGCGAGCTGCAATTATTGGTGGTTTTGATGCGACAAGTAACGTGAGAGCAGGGAAATTATTTGATATTCCAGTATCTGGTACCCATGCGCATGCTTTTGTTCAGACTTATGGTGATGAATATATTGCATTTAAAAAATATGCGGAACGTCATAAAAATTGTGTTTTTCTCGTAGATACTTTCCATACATTGAAGTCGGGTGTACCCAATGCGATTCGTGTCGCAAAAGAACTAGGGGATAAAATTAATTTTATAGGAATACGACTTGATTCAGGAGATATTGCCTATTTATCAAAGGAAGCGCGCAAAATGCTTGATGCAGCAGGCTTTCCTAATGCTAAAATTATTGCGTCTAACGATCTAGATGAAGAAACGATTTCTAGTCTAAAAGCACAAGGCGCTGCTGTTGACAGTTGGGGGGTAGGTACGAAATTAATTACAGCGTATCAACAACCTGCATTAGGTGCCGTGTATAAAATGGTTGCAGTTGAAGATGATAATGGTGAGCTTGTAGACCGCATTAAGTTATCTAACAATGCTGAAAAAGTCACGACGCCAGGAAAAAAACGTGTATACCGAATTATTAACACTAAAACAAACAAGTCTGAAGGAGATTACATCACGCTAGATAGTGAGAATCCAAATGAAGAAGCAAACCTTAAAATGTTTCATCCGATTCACACGTATAAGATGAAATACATTAAAAAGTTTAAAGCAATTGATTTACACCATGATATTTTCGTAAACGGTAAGTGTGTCTATAACATACCAAGTGAGAATGAGGCGAAACAATTCCTGCAACAGAATTTGGAGTTATTATGGGATGAAAACAAACGTTATTTAAATCCCGAAGAATATCCTGTGGATTTAAGTACGGCATGTTGGGAAAATAAACAACGACGTATATTTGAAGTGGCTGAACATGTGAAAGAAATGGAGGAAGAACATGAACATGAGTAG